A section of the Castanea sativa cultivar Marrone di Chiusa Pesio chromosome 12, ASM4071231v1 genome encodes:
- the LOC142619249 gene encoding putative methyltransferase PMT25, whose protein sequence is MAQAKYSRIDGRKSSSYCSTISIVVFVAFCLIAIWTLMSSIVPDQNPDLASVDTGNEVKQMVPENGSRNFKGSSGDFLEDSTNEDGNTGNEQNIVERESGNRAEENQEEGVKVNTDDKSESEEEPKRQVENDGEGKTGDGGTDGGVGEVMDAKQTEFDDNKSELVEGEKKLETEESNLTEEKKVDQPEIFPAGAQSELLNEATTQNGAFSTQATESQNEKESQQASITKDQSGYSWKVCNVTAGPDYIPCLDNLKAIRKLPSTGHYEHRERHCPDEAPTCLVPLPKGYKIPIQWPTSREKIWYYNVPHTKLAEIKGHQNWVKVTGEYLTFPGGGTQFVKGALHYIDFVQKSLPDIAWGKRSRVLLDVGCGVASFGGFLFDRDVLAMSFAPKDEHEAQVQFALERGIPAISSVMGTKRLPFPGAVFDVVHCARCRVPWHVEGGKLLLELNRVLRPGGYFVWSATPVYRKNPEDSGIWKAMSELTKSMCWDLVVIKKDKLNEVGAAIYRKPTSNECYDKRPKNEPPLCKESDDPNAAWNVPLQACMHKVPVEKSERGSQWPEQWPLRLEKPPYWLNSQVGVYGKGAVEDFTADYQHWKNVVSHSYLNGMGINWSSVRNVMDMRAVYGGFAAALKNLKVWVMNVVPIDSPDTLPIIYERGLFGIYHDWCESFNTYPRSYDLLHADHLFSGLKKRCNLKAVVAEVDRILRPEGKLIVRDSVETIREVENMAKSLQWEIRLIYSNDKEGLLCARKTMWRPTKVETIMSAIS, encoded by the exons ATGGCTCAGGCAAAGTACTCCCGAATTGATGGGAGGAAGTCTTCAAGTTACTGTTCGACTATATCTATAGTGGTGTTTGTTGCATTTTGTTTAATTGCGATTTGGACTTTAATGTCATCCATTGTTCCGGATCAAAATCCAGACTTGGCTTCTGTGGACACTGGAAATGAGGTGAAACAAATGGTACCTGAAAATGGTTCTAGAAATTTCAAGGGCAGTTCAGGTGATTTTCTGGAGGATTCAACTAATGAAGATGGGAACACTGGGAATGAGCAAAACATAGTTGAAAGGGAGTCTGGGAATAGAGCTGAGGAAAATCAGGAAGAAGGGGTGAAGGTGAACACTGATGATAAGTCTGAGTCTGAAGAGGAGCCTAAGAGACAGGTTGAAAATGATGGGGAGGGAAAAACTGGAGATGGGGGAACAGATGGAGGAGTTGGTGAAGTGATGGATGCTAAGCAGACAGAATTTGATGATAATAAATCAGAGTTGGTTGAGGGTGAGAAAAAATTGGAAACAGAGGAAAGTAATCTGACTGAGGAGAAGAAAGTTGATCAGCCTGAGATCTTCCCTGCTGGCGCCCAGTCAGAACTATTGAATGAAGCTACTACTCAAAATGGGGCATTTTCAACCCAAGCAACAGAGTCACAGAATGAGAAGGAATCACAACAAGCTTCAATAACTAAGGACCAAAGTGGCTATAGCTGGAAAGTCTGTAATGTCACTGCTGGGCCAGACTACATCCCTTGCCTTGACAATTTGAAAGCAATTAGAAAGCTTCCAAGTACAGGCCACTATGAGCATCGAGAGAGGCACTGTCCGGATGAAGCTCCCACTTGTCTCGTTCCTCTACCTAAAGGATATAAAATCCCAATTCAGTGGCCTACAAGCAGGGAAAAG ATATGGTATTATAACGTTCCCCACACCAAGCTTGCAGAGATTAAGGGGCACCAAAATTGGGTTAAAGTTACTGGTGAATACCTCACTTTTCCTGGAGGTGGAACTCAGTTCGTAAAGGGCGCTCTTCATTACAttgattttgttcaaaaa TCTCTTCCTGATATTGCATGGGGAAAAAGAAGTCGTGTATTATTGGATGTTGGGTGTGGAGTGGCTAGCTTTGGAGGTTTTCTTTTCGACAGAGATGTTCTTGCAATGTCATTTGCTCCCAAGGATGAGCATGAAGCTCAAGTACAATTTGCACTTGAACGAGGAATCCCTGCCATATCATCAGTTATGGGCACCAAAAGACTTCCCTTCCCTGGGGCTGTATTTGATGTTGTCCACTGTGCACGCTGTAGGGTCCCTTGGCATGTTGAAG GTGGTAAACTTCTCTTGGAGCTAAATCGTGTCTTGCGACCTGGAGGTTATTTTGTCTGGTCTGCCACTCCGGTTTATCGGAAGAATCCAGAAGATTCTGGCATTTGGAAAG CAATGTCTGAGCTAACAAAGTCAATGTGCTGGGATCTGGTGGTGATTAAAAAGGACAAATTGAATGAAGTGGGTGCAGCAATATACAGGAAACCAACTTCCAATGAGTGCTATGACAAAAGACCAAAAAATGAGCCTCCCCTCTGCAAAGAATCTGATGACCCAAATGCAGCCTG GAATGTACCACTGCAAGCATGCATGCACAAAGTACCAGTTGAAAAATCAGAGCGAGGGTCTCAGTGGCCTGAGCAATGGCCACTAAGGTTGGAGAAGCCACCTTACTGGCTTAATTCTCAAGTTGGAGTCTATGGCAAAGGTGCTGTGGAGGATTTCACTGCTGACTACCAGCACTGGAAAAATGTTGTCTCCCACTCATATTTGAATGGGATGGGAATCAACTGGTCTTCCGTGAGGAATGTTATGGACATGAGAGCTGTATATGGAGG GTTTGCTGCGGCACTAAAAAACTTGAAAGTGTGGGTAATGAATGTAGTCCCAATTGACTCTCCAGACACACTCCCAATAATATATGAGCGTGGTTTATTTGGAATATATCACGACTGGTGTGAATCATTTAATACCTACCCCAGATCCTATGATCTTCTCCATGCAGATCATCTCTTCTCTGGTCTCAAAAAGAG GTGCAACTTAAAGGCAGTGGTTGCAGAAGTTGATAGGATCCTCAGGCCAGAAGGAAAGCTGATCGTACGGGACAGTGTTGAAACCATACGTGAAGTTGAGAACATGGCCAAATCTTTACAGTGGGAAATCCGATTAATTTATTCAAATGACAAGGAGGGATTGCTCTGTGCCCGGAAGACAATGTGGCGTCCCACAAAGGTCGAAACAATTATGTCGGCTATTTCTTAA